One Pecten maximus chromosome 7, xPecMax1.1, whole genome shotgun sequence genomic window carries:
- the LOC117331009 gene encoding uncharacterized protein LOC117331009: MTLHVKAVVLLVIVTEALSSMICSSVCRDQKNVSVPCSLRTFSEYDTILLYPPPKDHCGPSKPVEFKGHVLYPPDHLKAVLVFTWRSPDDSSIKDLVGFQITVTFPTRQTESPTQVFRIRFDNSSTHRDWSYQLSCTYTKPSIDVRVNAYCQSLPMCDNHLSTYNLSINVTPQQDKDEDLNVDTASATERWHPASTIPSKPDKTVVAVVVSVVLVISLTGLVWFLRYKVLKTKELTLNSTRKGREPSDGRSTNSRHGNTTSKARDADQNTPTKFHIEQNNVKENNSCSHMNFPVYPKGPCPVHGCLSPIATDTPVAAVHSQKNRIHSGGDTFSREQILLKDFRKREPQAVIAGERDDICMYNSTRIEEKWLKLNEEIL; the protein is encoded by the exons ATGACACTCCACGTCAAAGCTGTGGTATTACTTGTCATTGTAACTGAAGCTTTGTCATCGATGATTTGTTCGAGTGTGTGTCGTGACCAG AAAAATGTTTCTGTACCATGTAGCCTCAGGACCTTCTCCGAATACGATACGATATTGTTGT ATCCGCCACCTAAGGACCATTGTGGCCCCTCCAAACCAGTGGAATTTAAGGGTCACGTGCTATACCCGCCGGATCACTTAAAAGCAGTACTGGTGTTCACGTGGAGAAGTCCTGATGACT CCTCCATTAAGGACTTGGTTGGATTTCAGATCACTGTCACATTCCCAACAAGACAAACTGAGTCACCGACACAGGTTTTCCGAATAAGGTTCGACAATTCGTCGACACATCGAGACTGG TCCTACCAATTGTCCTGCACATACACCAAGCCATCTATCGACGTCAGAGTAAATGCTTACTGCCAGAGTCTGCCCATGTGTGACAACCATCTCTCAACATACAATTTATCAATTAACG TGACCCCACAACAAGATAAAGATGAGGATCTAAATGTTGACACTGCCTCAGCGACAGAGAGGTGGCACCCTGCATCGACGATCCCCTCTAAACCAGATAAAACAGTCGTCGCTGTTGTAGTTTCAGTTGTATTGGTGATCAGTTTAActggtttagtttggtttctACGTTACAAAG TATTAAAAACAAAGGAACTTACCTTGAATTCCACGAGGAAAGGTAGAGAACCTAGCGATGGACGTTCTACAAACAGTCGCCATGGCAACACCACAAGCAAAGCCAGAGATGCCGACCAAAACACACCAACAAAGTTTCATATTGAACAGAATAATGTTAAAGAAAACAACAGCTGCTCTCACATGAATTTCCCAGTTTATCCAAAAGGCCCTTGTCCCGTGCATGGCTGTCTTTCACCGATAGCCACAGACACTCCTGTGGCAGCTGTACATAGCCAGAAGAATAGGATACATAGTGGTGGCGATACATTCTCCAGAGAACAAATATTGCTGAAAGATTTCCGTAAGAGAGAACCACAAGCGGTCATTGCGGGTGAGAGAGATGATATCTGTATGTACAATTCAACACGCATTGAGGAGAAATGGCTGAAGTTAAATGAAGAGATATTATAA